A single Lolium perenne isolate Kyuss_39 chromosome 6, Kyuss_2.0, whole genome shotgun sequence DNA region contains:
- the LOC127334618 gene encoding hydroxyethylthiazole kinase, which translates to MDEVRTEAWWGRRAWALLSAVRARTPLVQCITNLVSMDIVANAMLAAGASPAMLHCLREVPDFSPRCDAVYINVGTLSEDWLPSMRAAASAGRPWVFDPVAVAASGFRMEACLSLLALRPAVVRGNASEILALASRSDDSFKGVDSSHDSSDALQAAKALAQSSGAVVAVSGAVDFITDGMQVVSASNGVPMMQKITATGCAVTALIAAFVGADPSDALVAAACALAIFGLAGEIGMESARGPASLRMHLIDALYGLDEQTVTSGVKISLLP; encoded by the exons ATGGACGAGGTAAGGACGGAGGCGTGGTGGGGTCGGCGCGCGTGGGCGCTCCTCTCGGCCGTCCGCGCGCGAACGCCGCTGGTGCAGTGCATCACTAACCTGGTCTCCATGGACATCGTCGCCAACGCGATGCTCGCCGCCGGCGCGTCCCCCGCCATGCTTCACTGCCTCCGCGAGGTCCCCGACTTCAGCCCGCGCTGTGACGCCGTCTACATCAATGTCGGCACGCTCTCCGAGGATTGGCTCCCCTCCatgcgcgccgccgcctccgctggCCGCCCCTGGGTGTTCGACCCCGTTGCCGTTGCCGCCTCCGGCTTCCGGATGGAGGCTTGTCTCTCGCTCCTCGCACTCCGCCCTGCTGTTGTTAGGGGAAACGCGTCAGAGATCCTCGCCCTCGCCTCCCGCTCAGACGACTCTTTCAAG GGCGTGGACAGTTCACATGACTCATCGGATGCCCTGCAAGCCGCGAAAGCATTGGCACAGTCCAGCGGGGCTGTAGTTGCTGTGTCCGGAGCTGTTGATTTTATAACCGATGGTATGCAGGTTGTAAGTGCGAGCAATGGTGTACCCATGATGCAGAAGATCACAGCGACAGGGTGTGCTGTGACTGCCCTTATAGCGGCATTTGTCGGGGCAGATCCGTCGGATGCTCTGGTCGCGGCAGCATGCGCTCTTGCCATCTTTGGGCTTGCTGGAGAGATTGGGATGGAGTCAGCCAGGGGACCTGCCTCTCTCAGGATGCACCTCATCGATGCTCTTTACGGCCTCGACGAGCAAACCGTCACATCTGGAGTGAAAATTTCGCTGCTGCCATAA